A stretch of DNA from Paenibacillus albus:
TTCTGATAGTCGATGAGCATGTTGAGTCCTTGAATCGAATTCGTGATAATCGTAAGACCCTTCTTGTAAATCAGGAACGGAATCATCTGGAGAGAGGTCGAGCCGTCATCAATTACGATGACATCATGATCTTGAACGAAGCTTGCAGCCGCGCGGCCGATCAACTGTTTCTCCTCTGCGCGCAGCACTTCCCGCTTCACAAGTGAAGGCTCCTCGTTCATGAGGGTAATCTTCACGGCGCCGCCATAGACGCGCTTCAACCGATTCCCCTCTTCGAGCTCTTCCAAGTAACGCCGAATTGTCTCGGAGGAGACGCCAAGCCGGTTCACCAGATCAGTCGTATATACTTTGCCCGCATCATTGATAAGATCAAGAATTTCCCGTTTGCGCTCTTCTCCAACCAGCGACATTTGCGGTCGCCCCCTTATTTGCATGATGTTCAGCGAGAGCGGGTTTTCCCGCTCTCGCTGGAGTCTTCGACTATTTTTTCGTGCTGAGAGCGGGTTTTCACTCTCTCAGCAGCGAAATTCTCGCTGCGATGCCCTTTTTTATTCTCGAGAGAGGGTATTCCCGCTCTCAACAAGGATTTCGGCGTTTTTCCGCGCTGAGAGAGGTTTTCCCCTCTCTCAGCAGCGAAATTCTCGCTGCGATGCCTTTTTTATTATCGAGAGAGGGTTTTACCTCTCTCAGCAGGGATTTCGGCGTTTTTCAGCGCTGAGAGCGGGTTTTCACTCTCTTAGCAGCGAAATTCTCGCTGTGATGCCCTTTTTTATTCTCGAGAGAGGGTTTTCCCTCTCTCAACAAGGATTTCGGCGTTTTTCCGCGCTGAGAGCGGGTTTTCCCACTCTCAGCGTGCCTCCTCTTCTCCTCACGAACCGTCTACCAGAAGCATTCATCCTCGATGATTTGCAGCAGCTTCGCGATGTCTTCCCGGTACACCTCGCCGATATTGCCTATGCGGAACGTATCGGCAGCGCTAATCTTGCCCGGGTAGATGACGAAGCCAGCTGCTTTCAGACGCGCATACAGCTCTCCGAAACTAAATTCGATGCTCTGCGGATAATAGAATGCAGTAATGAACGGCGACTGCACCTTGCTCTGCAGCAGCGGGCAGAAGCCCAGTGACCGCATGCCGTTCACGAGCAGCTCTTGATTCGCTTTATATCGCTGGTGGCGTGCAGCAATGCCGCCTTCCAGCTCCAGCTCGCGCAGAGCTTGATCGAATGCGCGAACGACATGCGTCGGCGAAGTGAACCGCCACTTGCCCCCTCCTGCCTCCATCGCCGACCATTGATCGTACAGGTCGAGCGAGAGTGAACGGGCTTGCCCCGCGCAGCCGGCAAGCGCCTCGGTGCGGGCGATGATGAAGCCAAAGCCCGGCACGCCTTGAATGCACTTGTTCGCACTGCTGATCAAGTAATCGATTTGCAGCTCATGTACGTCAAGCGGAATGCCGCCGAAGCTGCTCATCGCATCGACGATGACGGTCTTGCCATGCGCTTTTGCAATAGCGGCAACATCCGCGATTGGGTTCAGCATGCCCGTCGTCGTCTCGCAGTGAACGATTGCCACATGTGTAATGTCCACCTCTTCTTGCAGCCGCTGCTCTACATCGGATGCTCGAACCTGCTCGGTCTCGCCGAAATCGAGCACCGAAGTCGCAATGCCATAGACGCTCGCCATCTGAGCAATTCGTTTGCCATAAGCGCCATTGGTCAGCACAAGCAGCTTGCCGTCACGAGGAATGACCGTGCCGATAACGGACTCCACGCTGAAGGTTCCGCTGCCTTGCATCAATACAGCTGTGTAGATCTCCGGCGAATTCGTCGCTAAATGAACAAGGCGGCTTCGGATACTTTGAACAAGCTCGTTGTAATCGTTATCCCACGTGCACCAGTCTCGAAGCATCGCTTCTTTGACCGTCTCTGAGGTGGTGAGCGGGCCTGGCGTTAGCAGCAAGTACGGCCGATTCGAGCCGCTTGCAAATCCATTTGCATTTGCATTTGCATTTGCATTTGCATTCGCACTCGCACTCGCATTTACATTTTCGTTTCCATTCACAGCTTCGCTCTTCATCATGGACGCTCACCTCTTGCAAGGCGTTCATTGATGACCGCGATAATCCGGTCCAGCTCGCCGATCGACTCCGCGATATAATGCGCACCGGCTGCGGTAAGCCGCTCAGTGACAGCTGCTTTGCGGCGGTCCAATTCCTCCGGCTCACAAGCTTCCACCTCTGCTTCCGACATGCCAAGCTCACTG
This window harbors:
- a CDS encoding DeoR/GlpR family DNA-binding transcription regulator; this translates as MSLVGEERKREILDLINDAGKVYTTDLVNRLGVSSETIRRYLEELEEGNRLKRVYGGAVKITLMNEEPSLVKREVLRAEEKQLIGRAAASFVQDHDVIVIDDGSTSLQMIPFLIYKKGLTIITNSIQGLNMLIDYQNKEMFSGDVFFVGGKMDPRHHRISGSLAEKFMENFYVNRAFITIDGMLPEQGITSYDADRALLARKFMTNSKETIVLTDSSKLGNSRLYKIADLSEVHTVICERPYPGSWAEAMKMKQLDWIVAE
- the phnW gene encoding 2-aminoethylphosphonate--pyruvate transaminase — its product is MMKSEAVNGNENVNASASANANANANANANGFASGSNRPYLLLTPGPLTTSETVKEAMLRDWCTWDNDYNELVQSIRSRLVHLATNSPEIYTAVLMQGSGTFSVESVIGTVIPRDGKLLVLTNGAYGKRIAQMASVYGIATSVLDFGETEQVRASDVEQRLQEEVDITHVAIVHCETTTGMLNPIADVAAIAKAHGKTVIVDAMSSFGGIPLDVHELQIDYLISSANKCIQGVPGFGFIIARTEALAGCAGQARSLSLDLYDQWSAMEAGGGKWRFTSPTHVVRAFDQALRELELEGGIAARHQRYKANQELLVNGMRSLGFCPLLQSKVQSPFITAFYYPQSIEFSFGELYARLKAAGFVIYPGKISAADTFRIGNIGEVYREDIAKLLQIIEDECFW